A single region of the Hippopotamus amphibius kiboko isolate mHipAmp2 chromosome 6, mHipAmp2.hap2, whole genome shotgun sequence genome encodes:
- the CCR6 gene encoding C-C chemokine receptor type 6 — protein MRAEPTNATNIYDASEDYFGSPNSSDYMLDDESFLCSLQEVRNFSGLFVPLAYSFICVFGLLGNILVVVTFAFYKKAKSMTDVYLLNMAVADILFVLTLPFWAVNHASGEWIFSNAMCKLTRGIYAVNFNCGMLLLTCISLDRYIAIVQATKSFRLRSRTLAHHKMICLVVWVLSVLISSSTFTFNEKYKLQGSDVCEPRYHSVSEPIRWKLLMLGLQLLFGFFIPLVFMIFCYMFIVKTLIQAQNSKRHRAIRVIIAVVLVFLACQIPHNMVLLVTAVNLGRTDRSCSSERLLGYTKNVTEVLAFLHCCLNPVLYAFIGQKFRSYFLKIMKDLWCVRRKQKAAGFSCSRLHSDTFISRQNSETVDNDNPSSFTM, from the exons ATGAGGGCG GAACCCACGAACGCCACCAACATCTACGACGCCAGCGAGGATTATTTTGGGTCGCCTAACAGCTCAGACTATATGCTGGACGATGAGAGCTTTCTGTGTTCCCTGCAGGAGGTCAGGAACTTCTCCGGGCTGTTTGTGCCACTCGCTTACTCCTTCATATGTGTCTTTGGCCTCCTGGGCAATATTCTGGTGGTGGTCACCTTTGCTTTCTATAAGAAAGCCAAGTCAATGACAGACGTTTATCTCTTGAACATGGCTGTCGCAGATATACTCTTTGTCCTTACCCTCCCGTTCTGGGCAGTCAACCACGCCAGCGGCGAGTGGATCTTCAGCAACGCCATGTGCAAGCTGACGCGGGGCATCTACGCCGTCAACTTTAACTGTGGGATGCTGCTCCTGACCTGTATCAGCCTGGACCGCTACATTGCCATCGTGCAGGCCACCAAGTCCTTCCGGCTCCGGTCCAGAACCTTGGCGCACCACAAAATGATCTGTTTGGTCGTGTGGGTGCTGTCCGTCCTCATCTCCAGCTCCACCTTCACGTTCAACGAGAAATACAAGCTGCAAGGCAGCGACGTCTGCGAGCCCAGGTACCACTCGGTCTCCGAGCCCATCCGGTGGAAGTTGCTGATGCTGGGGCTTCAGCTCCTCTTCGGCTTCTTCATCCCGCTGGTGTTTATGATATTTTGCTACATGTTTATTGTCAAGACCTTGATTCAAGCTCAGAATTCTAAAAGGCACAGAGCCATCCGCGTGATCATCGCAGTGGTCCTCGTGTTTCTGGCTTGCCAGATCCCGCACAACATGGTGCTTCTTGTGACGGCCGTGAACCTGGGCAGGACGGACCGCTCGTGCAGCAGCGAGAGGCTGCTGGGCTACACCAAGAACGTCACCGAGGTCCTGGCTTTCCTGCACTGCTGCCTCAACCCGGTGCTCTACGCCTTCATCGGTCAGAAGTTTAGAAGCTACTTTCTGAAGATCATGAAGGACCTGTGGTGTGTGAGGAGGAAGCAGAAGGCGGCGGGCTTCTCCTGCTCCCGGCTGCACTCGGACACCTTCATCTCCCGGCAGAACAGCGAGACAGTGGACAACGACAACCCATCCTCCTTCACCATGTGA